A single genomic interval of Lacrimispora sphenoides JCM 1415 harbors:
- the thiM gene encoding hydroxyethylthiazole kinase: MSLKINHSLTGLVREKRPVIHCITNYVTAGDVANTILACGGSPIMADHPEEVSEITALSDCLLLNIGTPGGTTKAAMEKAGREANRRSLPVIFDPVGIGASRYRTETALSLLREVKITVIRGNASELRILLKELTGKNAGSGNDSVSPTRGVDASFSDEIREDTLESLTVATRALSAATGSVTVMTGAIDIASNGEETWLIRNGCPQMSRITGSGCMLDGIIAAYIASTGPAPSQHAIFEAAALATAAAGLCGERAAKKAEQTLSGTGSFRCCFLDEVSLLDEDTLKGGINIEVS; encoded by the coding sequence ATGAGTCTAAAGATTAACCATTCTCTGACCGGACTTGTCAGGGAAAAACGGCCCGTCATCCACTGTATCACCAATTATGTTACGGCCGGAGACGTGGCAAATACCATATTAGCCTGCGGCGGCTCACCCATTATGGCGGACCACCCGGAAGAGGTTTCAGAAATAACCGCCTTATCCGACTGCCTTCTTTTGAACATTGGGACTCCGGGAGGGACTACAAAAGCGGCAATGGAAAAAGCCGGACGGGAAGCAAACCGGCGTAGCCTCCCTGTCATCTTTGACCCGGTGGGAATCGGTGCTTCCCGATATCGGACCGAAACTGCTCTTTCCCTATTAAGAGAAGTTAAGATTACCGTTATCAGGGGAAATGCATCGGAACTTCGGATTCTGTTAAAAGAACTGACCGGGAAGAACGCAGGAAGCGGAAACGACTCTGTTTCTCCCACCCGGGGAGTTGATGCTTCCTTTTCTGATGAGATCAGGGAGGATACCCTGGAATCTCTTACGGTAGCAACCAGGGCACTAAGTGCTGCAACAGGGTCTGTGACCGTCATGACAGGGGCCATTGATATCGCTTCAAACGGGGAGGAAACCTGGCTTATCAGAAATGGCTGTCCCCAAATGTCCCGTATTACGGGCAGCGGCTGTATGCTGGACGGTATAATTGCCGCCTATATAGCCTCCACAGGGCCCGCGCCATCCCAGCATGCCATTTTCGAGGCGGCCGCTCTTGCCACGGCTGCTGCCGGTCTCTGCGGGGAACGGGCAGCAAAAAAAGCGGAACAAACCTTAAGTGGTACCGGAAGCTTCCGCTGCTGCTTTCTCGATGAGGTAAGCCTTTTGGATGAAGATACCTTGAAAGGAGGAATAAATATTGAAGTTTCATAG
- the thiE gene encoding thiamine phosphate synthase, which translates to MKFHRDMLLLYAVTDQAFTGEKTLTEQIEEALCAGVTLLQLREKSMDKRSFLEEALLVRELTKHYGIPLIINDDVEIALKCGADGVHVGQDDLSPLEVRRLIGPDRILGVTAKNVSQAKKAYMDGADYIGSGAIFPSPTKKDAVPLTLEQLTAICRSVPIPVTAIGGITVLNVSSLKGTGVAGASVVSGIFGQKDITAAVQRLKEQLLKVVSP; encoded by the coding sequence TTGAAGTTTCATAGAGATATGCTTCTCCTCTATGCAGTAACAGACCAGGCATTTACAGGAGAAAAAACCTTAACAGAGCAGATTGAAGAAGCTCTTTGTGCCGGAGTGACCCTACTCCAGCTCCGAGAAAAGTCTATGGACAAACGTTCTTTCCTGGAAGAAGCCTTACTTGTCCGTGAGCTTACAAAGCATTATGGGATCCCGCTAATCATCAACGATGATGTGGAGATTGCCCTTAAGTGCGGGGCAGACGGCGTACACGTTGGACAGGATGATTTATCTCCTTTGGAGGTCCGCCGGCTAATCGGCCCGGACCGCATTCTGGGCGTTACTGCTAAAAATGTAAGTCAGGCAAAAAAGGCATATATGGATGGGGCGGATTATATAGGCTCCGGAGCCATCTTCCCAAGCCCTACAAAAAAAGATGCCGTTCCCTTAACCCTGGAGCAGCTGACTGCGATCTGCCGTTCCGTTCCTATTCCTGTAACGGCCATCGGGGGAATTACGGTTTTAAATGTTTCCAGCCTGAAAGGAACAGGCGTGGCCGGGGCTTCGGTGGTTTCCGGCATCTTCGGACAAAAGGATATAACCGCAGCCGTCCAGCGCTTAAAAGAACAGCTTTTAAAGGTGGTGAGCCCATGA
- the thiD gene encoding bifunctional hydroxymethylpyrimidine kinase/phosphomethylpyrimidine kinase, which produces MSLILPTFLTIAGTDPSGGAGIQADLKTAAALGVYGSSVITALVAQNTTGVFLTETVSQEMLANQLEAVFTDIPPKAVKIGMAGTSSSIEIIAEKLEKYNRSPVVVDPVMVSTSGHSLLNPQDVKTLTSKLFPLATLVTPNIPEAEALLSTKGHKIYSRKDMEEAAAELFHIYQVSFLLKGGHNSQGADDVLCCNGTVTWFPGERIDNPNTHGTGCTLSSAIACGLALGMGLEESIRMAKSYLTGALKAGLNLGKGRGPLWHGWRT; this is translated from the coding sequence ATGAGCCTGATTCTTCCTACGTTCCTCACCATTGCAGGCACCGATCCCAGCGGCGGCGCCGGAATACAGGCGGATTTAAAGACTGCTGCGGCTTTGGGTGTCTATGGCTCCAGCGTTATCACCGCCCTTGTTGCTCAAAATACTACGGGGGTTTTTCTGACGGAAACAGTTAGTCAGGAAATGCTTGCCAACCAGCTGGAGGCCGTATTTACGGACATTCCTCCAAAAGCAGTAAAGATCGGCATGGCCGGGACTTCCAGTTCTATCGAAATCATTGCGGAAAAGCTGGAAAAATATAACCGCTCTCCTGTAGTCGTAGACCCGGTCATGGTATCCACCAGCGGACATTCTCTTTTAAATCCACAGGATGTTAAGACTTTAACAAGCAAGCTGTTTCCTTTAGCAACTTTAGTTACCCCCAATATCCCGGAGGCAGAAGCACTTTTATCTACAAAAGGGCACAAGATATACAGTAGAAAAGATATGGAAGAAGCCGCCGCGGAGCTCTTTCATATCTATCAGGTATCGTTCCTGTTAAAAGGAGGCCATAATTCCCAGGGGGCCGATGATGTTCTATGCTGCAACGGAACTGTCACCTGGTTTCCAGGAGAACGGATCGACAATCCAAATACCCATGGAACCGGATGTACCCTGTCTTCTGCCATTGCTTGCGGACTGGCTTTAGGCATGGGGCTGGAAGAAAGCATCCGGATGGCAAAGTCCTATCTAACCGGTGCATTAAAAGCCGGATTAAATCTGGGAAAAGGACGAGGGCCTTTGTGGCACGGTTGGAGAACTTAA
- a CDS encoding PTS lactose/cellobiose transporter subunit IIA: MQEMELICFQLITAAGGAKSNYIKAVQKAKQGNYEEADHLILEGDEMMKQGHLPHADLIQKEAAGEAVSMGLILTHAEDQMMSAEIFKVMAEEMIDLYRKLESK; the protein is encoded by the coding sequence ATGCAGGAAATGGAACTTATTTGCTTTCAGCTGATCACTGCTGCCGGCGGAGCAAAATCAAACTATATCAAAGCAGTGCAAAAGGCAAAACAAGGAAACTATGAAGAAGCGGATCATCTGATCTTGGAAGGGGACGAAATGATGAAACAAGGCCATTTGCCTCATGCGGACTTAATTCAGAAAGAAGCGGCAGGAGAGGCAGTGTCTATGGGGCTTATTCTGACCCATGCAGAGGATCAGATGATGAGCGCTGAGATCTTTAAGGTCATGGCCGAAGAGATGATCGATCTTTACAGGAAACTGGAAAGCAAATAA